In Exiguobacterium sibiricum 7-3, a genomic segment contains:
- a CDS encoding HAMP domain-containing sensor histidine kinase has product MIIQWINRKIGRQLMASFYIVLTTLMISSLIVYNYTDTKLQETRLKLEDIRERSARAGALWEEWQDLQFNMRGYALIGDQDIYQKMVNQRKTIDEQTRWFEENAIYQQGKDYARSSRELYAYYFEAILPLIQSYVEAKESGTVTESFLEGKTLTSLPLGKELLASGRIKLDTSGNIDVLSEINKSELALGGYRDFLEDWSEKTSGQLEREIQTTQLIWLSNIIVLVGVLIFFVYPFIRKITAELLSLVKNSQRLASGEDIKHVKVSGRKDEIGILALSFNQMASSISENKQHLLAKNEELQAQQEELQAQQEELQAQQQELEEALELTMRNEQHLQYRNDLTETLAAREALTAYPEIIEKLIAITDSEIGALVFVDEGSAYSIVTHGMTEELSERLLGSDLSLLKRAESLKKAVHSSKQVASDHPLPYPYYMYETAVPILDPASEEAIAFIYLVRYRDQFTNEQMRDIMSFSRQLSLSLLRMRLFDEMNREKTKTERILDSIREAVIYIEPGKDEVFVNRPLYDLFPELQYGTTKNETLHGCLDTIRAVVDEPEVFARYMEGILRGEVPKDSLQFSIHQQVVFIQFYVETIEVEGIRKGTMLVLRDVTKETEMDRLKSELVSTVSHELRTPLSSIYGFTELMLNRKMDLSKQDKYLKTIHSETERLSNLVNDFLDVQRMEARIQSYQKGLLDLQPLLEETTQFYAASTTNHTITFRSLTDVCPLIEADEEKMKQLMNNLLNNAVKYSPLGGKIEVVLEANRHHVQFAVRDEGIGIPKSALAKLFDKFYRVDNSDSRKIGGTGLGLAICKEIVEGHDGEITVESIEKQGSTFTVKLPQHVSDYTVISDVIDMSGK; this is encoded by the coding sequence GTGATCATCCAGTGGATTAATCGAAAAATCGGACGCCAGTTGATGGCCTCCTTTTATATCGTTTTAACGACACTTATGATTTCTTCACTGATTGTCTACAATTATACCGACACGAAATTGCAAGAAACCCGATTGAAACTGGAAGACATCAGAGAGCGCAGTGCACGGGCCGGCGCACTGTGGGAAGAATGGCAGGATTTGCAGTTCAACATGCGGGGCTATGCGCTGATTGGTGATCAAGACATTTATCAGAAGATGGTCAATCAACGGAAAACCATTGATGAACAAACACGTTGGTTTGAAGAAAATGCAATTTATCAACAAGGAAAAGATTATGCGCGTTCTTCACGTGAATTGTATGCCTACTACTTCGAAGCGATTTTACCGTTGATTCAATCGTATGTTGAAGCGAAGGAATCTGGAACGGTCACGGAGTCCTTTTTGGAAGGTAAAACATTAACGTCCTTGCCGCTCGGCAAAGAGTTACTGGCGAGTGGACGAATCAAGCTAGATACTTCTGGAAACATTGATGTCTTGTCGGAAATCAATAAAAGTGAGTTGGCGCTTGGCGGATATCGAGACTTTTTAGAGGACTGGTCAGAAAAAACCAGTGGGCAGTTGGAGCGGGAAATTCAAACGACGCAACTGATTTGGCTGTCGAATATCATCGTATTAGTTGGTGTATTGATCTTTTTCGTCTATCCGTTCATTCGTAAAATTACAGCAGAGTTATTATCACTCGTCAAAAATAGCCAGCGTCTAGCCAGTGGCGAAGACATCAAACATGTCAAAGTTTCTGGACGGAAAGATGAAATCGGAATTCTAGCCTTGTCCTTCAATCAAATGGCGAGCTCGATTTCTGAAAACAAACAGCATCTTTTAGCCAAAAACGAAGAACTGCAGGCACAACAGGAAGAACTGCAGGCACAACAGGAAGAATTGCAGGCACAGCAACAGGAACTCGAGGAAGCACTCGAATTGACAATGCGAAATGAACAACACCTGCAATATCGTAATGATTTGACTGAAACGTTGGCAGCACGGGAAGCGTTGACGGCTTATCCGGAAATCATTGAAAAGTTAATTGCCATCACGGATTCCGAAATCGGAGCCCTTGTCTTCGTCGATGAAGGATCTGCGTATTCGATTGTGACACACGGCATGACTGAAGAACTTTCAGAGCGGCTGTTAGGAAGCGATCTTTCTTTATTGAAACGGGCTGAGTCATTGAAAAAAGCCGTTCATTCCTCTAAACAGGTCGCAAGTGATCATCCGTTACCGTATCCATACTATATGTATGAGACAGCAGTTCCGATTCTCGATCCGGCGTCGGAAGAAGCGATTGCGTTCATTTACCTTGTTCGTTACCGGGATCAGTTTACGAATGAACAGATGCGTGACATCATGTCATTTTCACGTCAGCTGTCTCTATCCTTGTTACGAATGCGGTTATTTGATGAAATGAACCGTGAAAAGACAAAAACAGAACGTATTTTGGACTCAATCCGTGAAGCGGTCATCTATATCGAACCGGGAAAAGACGAAGTATTCGTCAATCGTCCGTTGTATGATTTATTTCCAGAGCTTCAGTATGGAACGACAAAAAACGAAACGCTTCATGGATGCCTCGATACAATTCGTGCAGTTGTCGATGAACCGGAAGTATTTGCACGCTACATGGAAGGAATTCTACGAGGTGAAGTCCCGAAAGACAGTCTCCAGTTTTCCATCCATCAACAAGTCGTCTTTATTCAGTTTTATGTGGAAACGATTGAAGTCGAAGGAATTCGAAAAGGGACGATGCTTGTCTTGCGTGATGTGACGAAGGAAACAGAAATGGACCGACTGAAATCGGAGTTGGTCTCGACGGTCTCGCATGAGTTAAGGACTCCGTTATCCTCCATCTATGGCTTCACGGAACTGATGTTGAATCGGAAGATGGATCTCTCAAAACAAGACAAGTATTTAAAAACCATCCATTCAGAAACGGAACGTTTGTCGAATCTCGTCAATGATTTTCTTGATGTCCAACGGATGGAAGCGAGAATTCAATCTTATCAAAAAGGGTTACTTGACTTACAACCGCTTTTAGAAGAAACGACTCAATTCTATGCGGCGTCGACAACAAATCATACGATCACGTTCCGTTCCTTAACAGACGTTTGTCCGCTGATTGAAGCTGATGAGGAAAAAATGAAGCAACTGATGAATAATTTACTGAACAATGCTGTCAAGTACTCTCCATTAGGCGGTAAAATCGAAGTTGTATTAGAAGCAAATCGGCATCATGTCCAATTTGCCGTACGAGACGAAGGAATCGGAATTCCAAAATCTGCTTTAGCGAAATTATTCGACAAATTTTATCGGGTCGATAATTCAGACAGCCGGAAAATTGGCGGGACAGGTCTTGGTCTTGCGATTTGTAAGGAAATCGTCGAAGGACATGACGGAGAGATTACGGTCGAGTCGATTGAAAAGCAGGGAAGTACGTTTACCGTGAAGCTACCGCAACACGTCTCGGATTACACCGTTATTTCTGACGTGATTGATATGTCAGGAAAATAA
- a CDS encoding response regulator: MARILLAEDEDVLRMLVLDTLEDEGYTIDEATDGDEAYQKIMSQHYDLVLLDYMMPGMTGIEVIEKVRRHPDKQNLKIMMLTAKSQQSDRERAEEIGANYFFSKPFSPLELIDVVGGILSDHPVD; this comes from the coding sequence ATGGCACGTATTTTATTAGCGGAAGACGAAGATGTGTTACGCATGTTGGTGCTCGATACATTAGAAGATGAAGGGTATACGATTGATGAAGCGACAGATGGTGATGAAGCCTATCAGAAAATCATGAGTCAGCATTATGATCTCGTTCTGCTCGATTATATGATGCCTGGCATGACGGGAATTGAAGTCATCGAAAAGGTGCGACGTCATCCAGATAAACAAAATTTGAAAATCATGATGTTGACAGCGAAAAGCCAACAATCTGACCGGGAACGGGCAGAAGAGATTGGAGCGAATTATTTCTTTTCTAAACCGTTTAGTCCACTCGAATTGATTGATGTCGTAGGAGGAATATTGAGTGATCATCCAGTGGATTAA
- the addA gene encoding helicase-exonuclease AddAB subunit AddA, protein MSVQWTGEQQRAIDARGGHILVSAAAGSGKTAVLVERLTQRVIDQEDPLTADRILVATFTNAAAKEMKTRVIEAIEAKIKDAPDDLYLKKQRQMMNRAQITTIHSFCLSILRENYYRIGLDPAFRIAEEAELLLLQDDVLEEVFENFYGLADPAFYELIDSYTSDRDDQAMLTLISNLYRFSRSLPDPEAFYDHLIAQYDQPIDPDESSLLTRLFELEWERVAPVINRYMELSYRLRQAGYDEMADMLVQDVAPIRRINPEQDRWTTVALAFQAVEFGRWKGIRGDEEMKKFQTERTRLVSDLKKMRDLFVEKDGVDYLEDLRSQLGHVQMIVTLVRSFSAAYLEAKQQRGIVDFSDLEHFALAILEQDGEATDVARLLQERFIEVLVDEYQDTNEVQERILRLVSKSDEATGNLFMVGDVKQSIYKFRHAEPGLFLNKFKRFQQTEVGTRIDLTKNFRSRLEVLDGTNHIFRQVMDEAVGEIDYDEAAYLRLGNLGYVESTQVDPELLLVDQTDTNKEELEAQVIATRIIEMVNDENPYLVFDAKQKRFRKCEYRDIVVLVRSRGKRVQALVDVFEQYELPVYADTTGGYFQATEIQIMMALLKTIDNPLQDIPFASVLRSPIFGLTDRDLGRIRAKSKDGSFYEAATLVAKEQTPLGLRVDEALNQLQNWRTEARGKSLASLIRSLFDQTGYFEYVGCLNGGRSRQANLNALYERAHQYEASGYRGLYRFLRLIHRLVERGEDFSEARSLGEDEDVVRIMTIHQSKGLEFPVTIVSQLGKQFNKQDQIQAIQLHKTYGIALDAIDPIKRLRSGTLLKEVIRREMDREMKAEEMRVLYVAMTRAKEKLILVGAIKGLEDQLIKWQDQPIDELLLPELDRRNAKTYADWVAPAVLRNFLLSEQEQRWAFRIVAQDEIAPYQELTKMVEQLEHVRVLEKIDHEGDETLNTQIESAFAYQYPYQVATDTAAKQTVTELKRTEQLERAAFESTYRQSTYYRTPQFLGPTLTGAERGTVLHLAMQLYESGRPLEDQILEWEQAERISDLEAQTMREAMPELTMFFASEIGRLFEQRLVTGDVYRELPFTYKIDSTRFRSDWHGPSDQAVMQGIVDCLIRDEDTYILLDYKSDQVFETIDGQNQAEVLRTRYATQLNLYQEALEAILHIKISRKLIYAFALQEVIEIY, encoded by the coding sequence ATGAGTGTGCAGTGGACGGGTGAACAACAACGGGCAATCGATGCAAGGGGTGGACATATTTTAGTGTCCGCCGCCGCCGGTTCAGGGAAAACAGCAGTCTTAGTGGAACGGCTGACGCAACGTGTCATTGATCAGGAAGATCCGTTGACAGCCGACCGGATTCTTGTCGCGACGTTTACGAATGCAGCAGCTAAAGAGATGAAGACACGTGTCATCGAGGCAATCGAAGCGAAAATTAAAGACGCTCCAGATGATCTTTATTTAAAAAAACAACGGCAAATGATGAACCGGGCGCAAATCACGACGATCCATTCTTTTTGTTTATCGATTTTACGAGAAAACTATTATCGGATTGGTCTTGATCCCGCGTTTCGTATTGCGGAAGAAGCCGAGCTGTTGTTACTGCAGGATGATGTCTTGGAAGAAGTGTTTGAGAACTTTTATGGTTTGGCAGATCCGGCGTTTTATGAATTGATTGATAGTTATACGTCGGACCGGGACGATCAAGCGATGTTGACGTTAATCTCGAACTTATATCGATTTTCTCGTTCGCTCCCGGATCCGGAGGCATTTTATGACCATTTGATCGCGCAGTATGATCAACCGATCGATCCGGATGAATCCAGTTTGCTGACACGATTATTTGAACTCGAATGGGAACGTGTCGCACCGGTCATCAATCGGTATATGGAATTATCGTATCGTCTGCGACAAGCCGGATACGACGAGATGGCGGACATGTTGGTGCAGGACGTCGCACCGATCCGGCGGATTAATCCGGAACAGGACCGCTGGACGACCGTCGCCCTTGCTTTTCAGGCCGTCGAATTCGGGCGTTGGAAAGGAATCCGCGGAGACGAGGAAATGAAGAAATTCCAGACCGAACGGACACGTCTTGTCAGTGACCTCAAAAAGATGCGTGATTTGTTTGTTGAGAAGGACGGGGTCGATTACCTGGAAGATTTACGTTCGCAACTGGGACATGTCCAGATGATCGTTACGCTCGTTCGAAGTTTCTCGGCAGCCTATCTTGAAGCGAAGCAGCAGCGGGGCATCGTTGATTTTTCCGATCTTGAGCATTTTGCATTAGCCATCTTGGAACAGGACGGAGAGGCAACGGACGTCGCTCGATTGCTACAAGAACGTTTCATCGAAGTTTTAGTGGATGAATATCAGGATACAAACGAAGTGCAGGAACGGATTCTGCGGCTTGTCTCGAAATCAGATGAAGCGACAGGAAATCTGTTTATGGTTGGTGACGTGAAACAATCGATTTATAAATTCCGTCATGCCGAACCCGGATTATTTTTGAATAAGTTTAAACGATTCCAACAAACAGAAGTCGGGACACGAATTGATTTGACGAAAAATTTCCGAAGCCGTTTAGAGGTCTTGGATGGAACCAATCATATTTTCCGTCAAGTCATGGACGAAGCCGTCGGAGAAATTGATTATGACGAAGCAGCTTATCTGCGGCTAGGGAACCTCGGGTACGTCGAATCAACCCAAGTCGATCCTGAATTGCTGTTAGTGGACCAGACAGACACGAATAAAGAAGAATTGGAAGCTCAAGTCATAGCGACACGTATCATCGAGATGGTGAACGATGAAAATCCGTATCTCGTATTTGATGCAAAACAAAAACGATTCCGTAAATGTGAATACCGTGATATCGTCGTTCTCGTACGTTCGAGAGGAAAACGGGTCCAGGCACTCGTCGATGTCTTTGAACAATATGAACTTCCTGTCTATGCGGATACGACGGGCGGCTATTTTCAAGCAACCGAGATTCAAATCATGATGGCGCTCTTGAAGACGATTGATAATCCATTGCAGGATATCCCGTTTGCCAGTGTCTTGCGGTCACCGATTTTTGGATTGACGGATCGGGATTTAGGACGGATTCGTGCTAAATCAAAAGACGGATCGTTCTACGAAGCAGCTACTCTTGTGGCGAAAGAACAGACCCCGCTCGGTTTGCGTGTCGACGAAGCGCTTAATCAGTTGCAAAACTGGCGCACGGAAGCTCGAGGGAAATCGCTTGCGAGCTTGATCCGTTCCTTGTTTGATCAAACCGGTTACTTTGAATACGTCGGTTGTTTAAACGGCGGACGGAGCCGACAAGCGAATTTAAATGCCCTGTATGAACGAGCTCACCAATATGAGGCCTCCGGTTATCGGGGATTGTATCGCTTTTTACGTTTGATTCATCGTTTAGTCGAACGCGGGGAAGATTTTTCAGAGGCCCGTTCGTTAGGGGAAGACGAAGATGTCGTCCGGATCATGACCATCCACCAATCGAAAGGACTGGAATTCCCGGTGACGATTGTCAGCCAGTTAGGCAAGCAGTTTAATAAACAGGATCAAATCCAAGCGATTCAACTGCATAAGACCTATGGTATCGCCCTGGATGCGATTGATCCCATTAAACGCCTGCGTTCCGGAACACTTCTTAAAGAGGTCATCCGTCGGGAAATGGACCGCGAAATGAAAGCGGAAGAGATGCGTGTCCTTTACGTCGCGATGACACGGGCGAAAGAAAAGCTGATTCTTGTAGGGGCAATCAAAGGCCTGGAAGATCAACTGATCAAATGGCAGGATCAACCGATCGATGAGCTCTTGTTGCCGGAACTCGATCGTCGAAATGCTAAGACCTATGCGGACTGGGTGGCACCGGCTGTCCTGCGTAATTTCTTATTGAGCGAACAGGAACAGAGATGGGCATTTCGGATCGTTGCACAGGACGAGATTGCCCCTTATCAAGAACTGACCAAGATGGTCGAGCAACTCGAACACGTCCGTGTCCTTGAGAAAATTGATCATGAGGGTGACGAGACGCTGAATACTCAGATTGAATCTGCTTTTGCGTATCAATATCCGTATCAAGTCGCAACGGATACCGCTGCGAAACAAACCGTTACAGAGTTGAAGAGGACAGAACAATTGGAACGGGCCGCTTTTGAATCGACCTACCGGCAATCGACCTATTATCGGACACCGCAATTTTTAGGTCCGACATTAACGGGTGCTGAACGTGGAACAGTCTTGCATTTAGCGATGCAGTTATACGAGTCCGGTCGTCCACTCGAAGATCAGATTCTTGAGTGGGAACAAGCGGAACGTATTTCAGACTTAGAGGCCCAGACGATGCGGGAAGCTATGCCTGAATTGACGATGTTCTTTGCTTCGGAAATCGGGCGATTGTTTGAACAGCGTCTTGTGACAGGAGATGTCTACCGCGAACTGCCCTTCACCTATAAGATTGATTCGACCCGATTCCGGTCCGATTGGCACGGTCCAAGTGACCAAGCCGTCATGCAAGGGATTGTCGACTGTCTGATTCGCGACGAAGACACATATATTCTGCTCGATTATAAATCGGACCAAGTCTTTGAAACGATTGACGGTCAGAATCAAGCAGAGGTGTTGCGAACACGTTATGCAACACAGTTGAATTTATATCAAGAAGCGCTAGAAGCGATCTTACACATTAAGATTAGTCGGAAATTAATTTATGCGTTCGCACTCCAAGAAGTGATCGAAATTTACTGA